A segment of the Streptomyces pactum genome:
GGGCGGCGGCGCCGAGTTCCGATTTACGTTGCCCGTGGCGGCTCCCGCGTATCTCACCTGAGACGGTCCGGGACCCCCACGGGCGCATTCGCCTTCCTCCACCCCGTTAGACTCGGCCTTTGGCACCTTTGTGTCCCGCAGACGAAGACGCGCAGACCCAGACGCTTCGTCCACGAGCCGGTGACGGGGACCATCAGCATGGGGACACCTCCCAGCGATAGCTGGGGGACAATCGGAAGCACGGGAAGAGATGTCGGCACCGAATAAGTCGTACGACCCTGTCGAGGTCGAGGCGTTGAAACCGGAAGAGATCGAGCGCATGCGGGACGAGGCGCTCGCCGCCTTCGCCGCCGCGGACTCCCTCGACGCGCTCCAGGAGGCCAAGGTCGCCCACACCGGCGGCGCCTCGCCGCTGGCGCTGGCCAACCGAGAGATCGGCGCCCTGCCCCCGCAGGCCAAGGCCGAGGCCGGCAAGCGCGTCGGCATGGCCCGCGGCGCCGTGAACAAGGCGCTGGCCGCCCGCCAGGAGGAGCTGGAGGCCGAACGGGACGCGCGCGTCCTGGTCGAGGAGGCCGTGGACGTCACGCTGCCCTACGACCGCGTACCGGCCGGCGCCCGCCACCCGCTCACCACGCTCTCCGAGCGCATCGAGGACATCTTCGTGGCCATGGGCTACGAGGTCGCCGAGGGCCCCGAGGCCGAGGCCGAGTGGTTCAACTTCGACGCCCTCAACATCGGCCCGGACCACCCGGCCCGGGGCGAGGCCGACACCTTCTTCGTGGCAGGCCCCGAGGGCGGCTCCGAGTCCGGCGTCGTGCTGCGCACCCACACCTCGCCCGTGCAGATCCGCTCCGCGCTCGACCGCGAGCCGCCGGTCTACGTGATCTGCCCCGGCCGCGTGTACCGCACCGACGAGCTGGACGCCACGCACACCCCCGTCTTCCACCAGGTCGAGCTGCTCGCCGTCGACGAGGGCCTGACCATGGCGGACCTCAAGGGCACCCTGGACCACATGGTCCAGTCGCTGTTCGGCGCGGAGATGAAGACCCGGCTGCGGCCGAACTTCTTCCCCTTCACCGAGCCGTCCGCCGAGATGGACATGCTCTGCTACGTCTGCAAGGGCGAGTCCGTCGGCAACCCCGACCGGCCCTGCCGCACCTGCTCCAGCGAGGGCTGGATCGAGCTGGGCGGCTGCGGCATGGTCAACCCGCGGGTGCTCACCGCCTGCGGCGTCGACCCGGAGAAGTACAGCGGCTTCGCCTTCGGGTTCGGCATCGAGCGGATGCTGATGTTCCGCCACAACGTCGAGGACATGCGAGACATGGTCGAGGGTGACGTGCGCTTCACCCGGCCGTTCGGGATGGAGATCTGATGCGGGTCCCGCTTTCTTGGCTGCGGGAGTACGTCGACCTGCCGGCCACGCAGACCGGCCGCGACGTCCAGGCCAAGCTCATTTCGGCCGGACTCGAGGTCGAGACCGTCGAGCACCTCGGTGCCGACCTCAAGGGCCCCCTCGTCGTCGGCCAGGTGCTGACCATCGAGGAGCTGGAGGGCTTCAAGAAGCCGATCCGCTTCTGCACCGTCGACGTCGGGCAGGCCAACGGCACCGGTGAGCCCCAGGAGATCGTCTGCGGCGCCCGGAACTTCGCCGTCGGCGACAAGGTCGTCGTGGTCCTCCCCGGCGCCACGCTGCCGGGCGGCTTCTCGATCAGCGCCCGCAAGACCTACGGCAAGACGTCCCACGGCATGATCTGCTCCGGCGACGAGCTGGGCATGGGCGACGACGGCACGCACGGCATCATCGTGCTGCCGCCGGAGACCGAGGTCGGCAAGGATGCCATCGAGCTGCTGGAGCTGGTCGACGAGGTCCTGGACATCGCCGTCACCGCCAACCGCGGCGACTGCCTGTCCATCCGCGGCGTCGCCCGCGAGGCCGCCATCGCCTACGGCCTGCCGTTGCGCGACCCGGCCCTCCTCGACGTGCCCGGCCCGAACGCCTTCGGCTACCCGGTGAAGATCGCCGACCCCACCGGCTGCGACCGCTTCACCGCCCGTACGGTGACCGGCCTCAGCGCCGAGGCGCGCTCCCCGATCTGGCTCCAGCGGCGCCTGCAGAAGGTCGGCATGCGCCCGATCTCGCTCGCCGTCGACGTCACCAACTACGTGATGATGGAGCTGGGCCAGCCGCTGCACGCCTACGACCGCGCCCTGGTGCAGGGCACCATCGGCGTGCGCCGGGCCGAGGAGGGCGAGAAGATCGTCACCCTCGACGGCACCGAGCGGAAGCTGCACGCCGAGGACCTGGTCATCACCGACGACCGGGGCCCGATCGGGCTCGCCGGCGTCATGGGCGGCGCCAACACCGAGATCGCCGACCACGCCGCCGCCGGGAACGGGGGGAACGCGACGACCGACGTGGTCATCGAGGCCGCCCACTTCAACCAGGTGGCCATCGCGCGCACCGCCCGCCGCCACAAGCTCTCGTCCGAGGCCTCCCGCCGCTTCGAGCGCGGCGTGGACCCGCAGGCCGCCGCCGCTGCCGCGCAGCGCACCGTCGACCTGCTGGTGCTGCTCGCGGGCGGCACCGCCGAGGCCGGCGTCACCGAGATCAGCGCCCCGTCCGCACCGCACACCATCAGCGTCCCGGCCGACCACCCGGACAAGGTCGCGGGCGTGGAGTACGGCCGCGAGACCGTCGTACGCCGCCTCCAGCAGGTCGGCTGCGACGTCTATGGAAATCCTGCCGCGTGGAACGCGTCGATGGGGGGTGGCGGTCGGGCGACGGGCGGGCAGGACGAGCTGATCGTCACCGTGCCGTCCTGGCGGCCCGACCTCACCGACCCGAACGACCTGGCCGAAGAGGTCATCCGCCTGGAGGGCTACGAGAACCTGCCCTCCACGCTGCCCAGGCCCCC
Coding sequences within it:
- the pheS gene encoding phenylalanine--tRNA ligase subunit alpha; this encodes MSAPNKSYDPVEVEALKPEEIERMRDEALAAFAAADSLDALQEAKVAHTGGASPLALANREIGALPPQAKAEAGKRVGMARGAVNKALAARQEELEAERDARVLVEEAVDVTLPYDRVPAGARHPLTTLSERIEDIFVAMGYEVAEGPEAEAEWFNFDALNIGPDHPARGEADTFFVAGPEGGSESGVVLRTHTSPVQIRSALDREPPVYVICPGRVYRTDELDATHTPVFHQVELLAVDEGLTMADLKGTLDHMVQSLFGAEMKTRLRPNFFPFTEPSAEMDMLCYVCKGESVGNPDRPCRTCSSEGWIELGGCGMVNPRVLTACGVDPEKYSGFAFGFGIERMLMFRHNVEDMRDMVEGDVRFTRPFGMEI
- the pheT gene encoding phenylalanine--tRNA ligase subunit beta; its protein translation is MRVPLSWLREYVDLPATQTGRDVQAKLISAGLEVETVEHLGADLKGPLVVGQVLTIEELEGFKKPIRFCTVDVGQANGTGEPQEIVCGARNFAVGDKVVVVLPGATLPGGFSISARKTYGKTSHGMICSGDELGMGDDGTHGIIVLPPETEVGKDAIELLELVDEVLDIAVTANRGDCLSIRGVAREAAIAYGLPLRDPALLDVPGPNAFGYPVKIADPTGCDRFTARTVTGLSAEARSPIWLQRRLQKVGMRPISLAVDVTNYVMMELGQPLHAYDRALVQGTIGVRRAEEGEKIVTLDGTERKLHAEDLVITDDRGPIGLAGVMGGANTEIADHAAAGNGGNATTDVVIEAAHFNQVAIARTARRHKLSSEASRRFERGVDPQAAAAAAQRTVDLLVLLAGGTAEAGVTEISAPSAPHTISVPADHPDKVAGVEYGRETVVRRLQQVGCDVYGNPAAWNASMGGGGRATGGQDELIVTVPSWRPDLTDPNDLAEEVIRLEGYENLPSTLPRPPAGRGLTSRQRLHRRVGRALAGAGYVEALNYPFVGEQVFDQLGLDADDPARRVVKLVNPLSDEEPALRTSLLPGLLGALRRNDGRGSHDLALFETGLVFHPRDEQRIAANLPVDRRPGEDDLAALDAALPDQPRHVAVVLTGAREQAGWWGKGRPADWADAVQAARLAAREAGADLIVRKGQYGPWHPGRCAELLIAVDGTERVVGHAGELHPRVLKALGLPARTCAMELDLDAVHRVGDDTPRAPGISTFPVATQDVALVVDAFVPASEVEAALRDGAGELLESIRLFDVYDNAEQLGEGRKSLAYALRFRAGDRTLTVDEASAARDAAVALAGERVGAALRS